CGGGTGGGGACGGCCAAGCACGTGGGGCCGGAGGTGGAGCCGGACACCCCGGGCAAGGACACCTACCTCCACCGCGAGAGCGGCGCGGTGCGCGTCCTCCTTTACTCGGACGTCCACGGGGCTTTGTTCTGGGACCATGACCGGGTCCCGGTGGAGGAGGCTCTCGCGAACTACTTCGCTGACCTGGACCTGGTGCTCCTCGAGGGGTTCAAGGGCTCGGCGTACCCCAAGATCGAGGTCTACCGGTCTGGGGAGCCCTTGGCCGGGCGGATCCCGGTGTTGGCGGTGATCACGGACCGGTCGGCCCGGGTGCCGGACGGTGTGGCGATCCTGCCCCCGGACCCCGAGCTGGTGGCCGACTTCCTCGAGGCGGAGGTCCTCGAGGGTTGAGCCTCCCCGTGGCGAGCCGGGACACCGGGTGCCTGAACCGGGGGGCACGCCAGTCTATACTCACGGGGATGCGGGTCACGGTGAAGCTGTTCGGGGAGTTTCGCGAGGCAGCGGGGCGGGAGCGGGTGGAGCTGGAGCTCCCGCCGGGGACCACCTGCAAGGAGGCCCTGCGCCAGTTGGTCGCCCAGGCGCCGCCGGTGGGCGCCCTGCTCTTCGTTGGGGATCGCCTGCGGGATCACCTCCACGTGTTCTTGAACGGCCGCAACGTCGCCCACCTTCGGGGCCTGGATACCCCCCTCGCCGACGGGGACGCCCTGACCTTCTTCACCCCCATCGGCGGGGGCTGACTTGCGCCCGCCGGTGTCCCTGGCTACCCTAAAACCAGGATACTAAGGAGGAGC
This portion of the Candidatus Acetothermia bacterium genome encodes:
- the mobB gene encoding molybdopterin-guanine dinucleotide biosynthesis protein B, producing MKVVAFIGHQGSGKTTFLRKLIPALTARGYRVGTAKHVGPEVEPDTPGKDTYLHRESGAVRVLLYSDVHGALFWDHDRVPVEEALANYFADLDLVLLEGFKGSAYPKIEVYRSGEPLAGRIPVLAVITDRSARVPDGVAILPPDPELVADFLEAEVLEG
- a CDS encoding MoaD family protein; its protein translation is MRVTVKLFGEFREAAGRERVELELPPGTTCKEALRQLVAQAPPVGALLFVGDRLRDHLHVFLNGRNVAHLRGLDTPLADGDALTFFTPIGGG